Proteins co-encoded in one Pseudarthrobacter chlorophenolicus A6 genomic window:
- a CDS encoding tautomerase family protein, whose translation MPLVRIDVNEGRSPEELQRLSRGIHDAILAEYGIPERDYFHILTEHPAGQIFAQDAGLGFERTGGVVMIQIFTQAGRSQEAKQQLFAAVADRLAGLGVAGEDVFIGYVENTAGDWSFGYGRAQYVTGELAVPKK comes from the coding sequence ATGCCACTGGTCCGCATCGACGTCAATGAAGGCCGCTCGCCGGAGGAGCTGCAGCGCCTGAGCCGCGGCATCCACGACGCCATCCTCGCCGAGTACGGCATCCCTGAGCGTGACTATTTCCACATCCTTACGGAGCACCCCGCGGGCCAGATTTTTGCCCAGGATGCCGGCCTCGGCTTCGAGCGGACCGGGGGTGTGGTGATGATCCAGATCTTCACGCAGGCCGGCCGTTCCCAAGAGGCCAAGCAGCAGCTCTTTGCGGCCGTTGCCGACAGGCTTGCGGGCCTGGGTGTGGCCGGCGAGGACGTGTTCATCGGCTATGTCGAAAACACGGCCGGCGACTGGTCCTTCGGCTACGGAAGGGCCCAGTACGTCACGGGTGAGCTGGCAGTACCCAAGAAGTAG
- a CDS encoding SRPBCC family protein: protein MSNSLKLSVPEGLPFIDYEREFDFPAADVFRAHKEPGLIIQWLGPRGMKMEMDHYDFRTGGTYRYIHTGPEGVPYEFRGIFHTVRENEFALQTFEFGGYPDVVSLEYMTFEDLGGGRCRLRGHSVYPSLEARDGMAQSGMEGGMTEGYERLDELLSGAKV, encoded by the coding sequence ATGAGCAACTCCCTGAAACTTTCAGTCCCCGAAGGCCTGCCCTTCATCGACTACGAGCGCGAGTTCGACTTTCCTGCGGCAGACGTCTTCCGCGCCCACAAGGAACCGGGCCTGATCATCCAGTGGCTGGGCCCGCGTGGCATGAAGATGGAAATGGACCACTACGATTTCCGCACCGGCGGGACGTACCGCTACATCCACACCGGGCCGGAGGGGGTCCCCTACGAGTTCCGCGGCATCTTCCACACGGTCCGCGAGAATGAGTTCGCGCTGCAGACCTTCGAGTTCGGCGGCTACCCGGACGTGGTCAGCCTCGAGTACATGACGTTCGAGGACCTCGGCGGCGGCCGGTGCAGGCTCCGCGGCCACTCCGTCTACCCCAGCCTCGAAGCACGGGACGGCATGGCGCAGTCCGGCATGGAAGGCGGCATGACCGAGGGCTACGAGCGGCTGGACGAGTTGCTCAGCGGGGCCAAGGTCTAG
- a CDS encoding ArsR/SmtB family transcription factor — protein MISDSTALDSAFLALADPVRRSIIARLSRGPATVNELAEPFEISKQAVSKHIQVLEQAQLVTRTRDAQRRPVHLNPARLEALTAWIDQYRLVREGQFRSLDAVLQSSAGQRGAKAEEQ, from the coding sequence ATGATCTCCGACAGCACGGCGCTGGACTCGGCCTTCCTGGCCCTGGCCGACCCCGTGCGGCGAAGCATCATCGCCCGGCTGAGCCGCGGCCCGGCCACGGTGAATGAACTGGCGGAACCATTCGAGATCTCCAAGCAGGCGGTCTCAAAGCACATCCAGGTACTCGAGCAGGCGCAATTGGTCACCCGTACACGGGATGCCCAGCGCAGGCCCGTCCACCTGAACCCTGCACGGCTGGAGGCGCTCACGGCCTGGATCGACCAGTACCGGCTGGTCCGCGAAGGGCAGTTCCGCAGCCTCGATGCCGTGCTTCAATCCAGCGCCGGGCAACGCGGCGCCAAGGCAGAGGAACAATGA
- the iolD gene encoding 3D-(3,5/4)-trihydroxycyclohexane-1,2-dione acylhydrolase (decyclizing), which yields MGTTTRRMTVAQAVVEYLSKQYTVDTVNGVEYRERLIPGTFGIFGHGNVAGVGQALKQYQQLDPAIMPYYQGRNEQAQVHQAVGYARHTRRRQTYAISTSIGPGSSNLLTGAALATTNRLPVLLLPSDTFATRAADPVLQQLEQPHAYDITVNDAFRPLSKFFDRVNRPEQLFSAFHHGLRVLTDPAETGAVTISLPQDVQAEAFDVPEEFLAEREWRIRRPDADDEDIARAVEAIRAAKRPMIIAGGGVLYAYANDELAKFAELTGIPVGNTQAGVGVLPWDHKQSLGAIGSTGTTAANAIAAGADLIIGIGTRYEDFTTASRTAFQNPDVRFVNINVAPIDAYKHGTTLPIVADARKALVKLNAALGGYRIGADLEQQVTAEKKRWDATVDEAFAQDYAPLVSQNAIIGATNKAMDARDVVICAAGSLPGDLHKMWRVRDPFGYHVEYAYSCMGYEIPGGLGVKRAAIAEAASTTAAGGTGGTGAAEVRDVVVMVGDGSYLMMHTELVTAVAERIKLIVVLIQNHGYASIGSLSESLGSQRFGTQYRALNEEQHSFDAGETLPVDLALNAESLGVKVVRIEPGEKVIAELEQAIRDAKAAPEGTGPILIHVESDPLLDAPSSESWWDVPVSQVSELESTKQAFQTYTDHKNRQRKLLG from the coding sequence ATGGGCACAACTACGCGCAGGATGACGGTGGCGCAGGCCGTCGTCGAATACCTTTCCAAGCAGTACACCGTGGACACGGTCAACGGAGTCGAGTACCGTGAACGGCTCATCCCGGGCACGTTCGGGATCTTCGGTCACGGCAACGTGGCCGGTGTGGGCCAGGCGCTGAAGCAGTACCAGCAGCTGGATCCGGCGATCATGCCGTACTACCAGGGCAGGAACGAACAGGCCCAGGTCCACCAGGCCGTCGGCTACGCCCGGCACACCCGCCGCCGCCAGACCTACGCCATCAGCACCTCCATCGGCCCGGGGTCCTCGAACCTGCTCACCGGTGCCGCCTTGGCCACCACCAACCGTCTGCCCGTGCTGCTGCTCCCGTCCGACACGTTCGCCACCCGCGCCGCTGATCCGGTGCTGCAGCAGCTGGAGCAGCCGCACGCCTACGACATCACCGTCAACGATGCGTTCCGGCCGCTGTCCAAGTTCTTCGACCGGGTGAACCGGCCGGAGCAGCTGTTCTCGGCGTTCCACCACGGCCTGCGCGTCCTCACCGACCCCGCCGAGACCGGCGCGGTGACCATTTCGCTGCCGCAGGACGTCCAGGCCGAAGCCTTCGACGTGCCCGAGGAGTTCCTGGCCGAGCGGGAATGGCGGATCCGCCGCCCCGACGCCGACGATGAGGATATCGCCCGCGCGGTCGAAGCCATCCGGGCCGCAAAGCGTCCGATGATCATTGCCGGAGGCGGTGTCCTGTACGCCTACGCCAACGACGAACTGGCGAAGTTCGCCGAGCTCACCGGCATCCCGGTGGGCAACACCCAGGCCGGCGTCGGCGTCCTGCCCTGGGACCACAAGCAGTCCCTGGGCGCGATCGGTTCCACGGGCACGACGGCGGCGAACGCCATCGCAGCCGGGGCTGACCTGATCATCGGTATCGGCACCCGCTACGAGGACTTCACCACCGCGTCCCGCACCGCGTTCCAGAACCCGGACGTGCGCTTCGTGAACATCAACGTCGCCCCGATCGACGCCTACAAGCACGGCACCACGCTGCCCATCGTCGCCGACGCCCGCAAGGCCCTGGTCAAGCTCAACGCAGCACTCGGCGGCTACCGGATCGGCGCCGACCTTGAACAGCAGGTCACCGCGGAGAAGAAGCGCTGGGACGCCACCGTGGACGAAGCATTCGCCCAGGACTACGCGCCGCTGGTGAGCCAGAACGCCATCATCGGCGCCACCAACAAGGCCATGGACGCCCGCGACGTCGTTATCTGCGCTGCAGGCTCGCTGCCCGGTGACCTGCATAAGATGTGGCGCGTCCGTGACCCTTTCGGTTACCACGTCGAATACGCGTATTCCTGCATGGGCTACGAGATCCCCGGCGGCCTCGGCGTTAAACGCGCAGCGATCGCCGAAGCGGCAAGCACGACGGCGGCCGGCGGCACTGGCGGGACCGGCGCCGCTGAGGTGCGGGACGTCGTCGTGATGGTGGGGGACGGCTCCTACCTGATGATGCACACCGAACTGGTCACCGCCGTCGCCGAACGCATCAAACTGATCGTGGTCCTGATCCAGAACCACGGCTACGCCTCCATCGGTTCCCTCTCCGAGTCCCTCGGTTCGCAGCGGTTCGGCACCCAATACCGGGCCCTGAACGAAGAACAGCACAGCTTCGACGCCGGTGAAACCCTGCCCGTGGACCTGGCCCTCAACGCCGAATCCCTCGGCGTGAAAGTGGTCCGGATCGAACCCGGCGAGAAGGTCATCGCCGAACTCGAACAGGCCATCCGCGACGCCAAGGCCGCCCCGGAAGGAACCGGACCCATCCTGATCCACGTCGAGTCCGACCCCCTGCTGGACGCCCCGTCTTCCGAGTCCTGGTGGGACGTGCCCGTCTCCCAGGTCTCCGAACTGGAATCGACCAAGCAGGCCTTCCAGACCTACACCGACCACAAGAACCGCCAGCGCAAACTGCTCGGCTAA
- the iolC gene encoding 5-dehydro-2-deoxygluconokinase codes for MTHELLTIGRISVDIYPNDIGVGLEDVNSFGKYLGGSPSNVAVAAARHGRRTGVITRTGDDAFGTYLHRELHKFNVDDTFVTPVQDWPTAVTFCAIKPATDEFPLYFYGRFPTAPDLQIKADELDLDAIREAGIFWSTVTGLCQEPSRSAHLAAHEARPRTGLAEGQFTILDLDYRPMFWASEEEARAEVAKILPHVTVAIGNDKECAVAVGEGTPDEQADRLLAAGVEIAVVKLGAEGVMAKTRTERVVSAPVPVETLNGLGAGDSFGGAFCHGLLSGWPLEQVLDYANAAGAIVASRLSCADAMPTPEEVTSLLAERGRVVPGAVPGVSIPEGASL; via the coding sequence GTGACCCATGAGCTTCTTACGATCGGGCGCATCAGCGTTGATATCTACCCGAACGACATCGGGGTAGGGCTGGAGGACGTGAACTCCTTCGGCAAATACCTTGGCGGTTCACCGTCCAACGTTGCCGTTGCAGCCGCCCGGCATGGCCGCAGGACCGGCGTCATCACGCGCACCGGAGATGATGCGTTTGGCACCTACCTGCACCGCGAACTGCACAAGTTCAACGTCGATGACACCTTCGTGACACCCGTGCAGGACTGGCCCACTGCCGTCACGTTCTGTGCCATCAAGCCGGCGACGGACGAGTTCCCGCTGTATTTCTATGGGCGTTTTCCCACGGCGCCGGACCTGCAGATCAAGGCTGACGAGTTGGACCTGGATGCGATCCGTGAGGCGGGGATCTTCTGGTCCACGGTGACCGGCCTGTGCCAGGAGCCCAGCCGTTCCGCCCACCTTGCTGCGCACGAGGCCCGCCCCCGTACCGGCCTTGCGGAGGGGCAGTTCACTATCCTGGACCTGGATTACCGGCCGATGTTCTGGGCCTCCGAGGAAGAGGCCCGGGCCGAGGTTGCGAAAATCCTTCCGCACGTCACGGTCGCGATTGGCAACGACAAGGAATGCGCCGTTGCAGTGGGGGAGGGGACCCCGGATGAGCAGGCGGACCGCCTGCTGGCCGCCGGCGTCGAGATCGCCGTCGTCAAACTCGGCGCCGAGGGTGTCATGGCCAAGACCCGCACCGAACGCGTGGTCTCCGCTCCCGTTCCGGTGGAAACGCTGAACGGCCTGGGTGCCGGGGATTCGTTCGGTGGCGCTTTCTGTCACGGCCTGCTCTCGGGCTGGCCGCTGGAGCAGGTCCTGGACTACGCCAACGCGGCGGGCGCGATTGTCGCCTCCCGCCTGTCCTGCGCTGATGCGATGCCGACGCCGGAGGAAGTCACCTCGCTGCTGGCCGAACGCGGACGAGTTGTCCCGGGCGCGGTTCCCGGTGTTTCCATTCCTGAAGGAGCTTCCCTGTGA
- the sucD gene encoding succinate--CoA ligase subunit alpha, translating to MSIYLNKDSKVIVQGITGGEGTKHTALMLKAGTNIVGGVNARKAGTTVLHGEKEITVFGTVKEAIAETGADVSIVFVPPAFTKAAVVEAIEAGIGLVVVITEGVPVQDSAEFWALAQATVDADGNQVTRIIGPNCPGIITPGEALVGITPANITGKGPIGLVSKSGTLTYQMMYELRDLGFSTAIGIGGDPIIGTTHIDALAAFEADPETKAIVMIGEIGGDAEERAADFIKANVTKPVVGYVAGFTAPEGKTMGHAGAIVSGSAGTAQAKKEALEAAGVKVGKTPSETAKLLREVFAAL from the coding sequence ATGTCTATCTACCTCAACAAGGACTCCAAGGTCATCGTCCAGGGCATCACCGGTGGCGAAGGTACCAAGCACACCGCCCTGATGCTTAAGGCCGGCACCAACATCGTCGGTGGCGTCAACGCCCGCAAGGCCGGCACCACTGTGCTGCACGGCGAGAAGGAAATCACCGTCTTCGGCACCGTCAAGGAAGCCATCGCTGAGACCGGCGCTGACGTCTCGATCGTCTTCGTGCCGCCGGCATTCACCAAGGCTGCCGTCGTTGAAGCCATCGAAGCAGGCATCGGCCTGGTCGTCGTCATCACCGAAGGCGTGCCGGTCCAGGACTCCGCCGAATTCTGGGCCCTGGCCCAGGCCACGGTTGACGCTGACGGCAACCAGGTCACCCGCATCATCGGACCGAACTGCCCCGGCATCATCACCCCCGGCGAAGCACTGGTGGGAATCACCCCCGCCAACATTACCGGCAAGGGCCCCATCGGCCTCGTCTCCAAGTCGGGCACCCTGACCTACCAGATGATGTACGAACTGCGCGACCTGGGCTTCTCCACCGCCATCGGCATCGGCGGCGACCCCATCATCGGCACCACCCACATCGACGCCCTGGCCGCGTTCGAGGCCGACCCCGAGACCAAGGCCATCGTCATGATCGGTGAAATCGGCGGTGACGCTGAAGAGCGCGCAGCTGACTTCATCAAGGCCAACGTCACCAAGCCGGTCGTCGGCTACGTTGCAGGCTTCACCGCTCCTGAAGGCAAGACCATGGGCCACGCAGGCGCCATCGTCTCCGGTTCTGCCGGAACCGCCCAGGCCAAGAAGGAAGCCCTCGAAGCCGCAGGCGTGAAGGTCGGCAAGACGCCGTCCGAGACCGCCAAGCTGCTGCGTGAGGTTTTCGCAGCCCTCTAG
- a CDS encoding Cgl0159 family (beta/alpha)8-fold protein — MTLTPLASNSAVDDDPRRYEHLSTIRLEDPEAVARAAKARRRHPGLKAGRQNFIVAADHPARGALAVGADPVAMADRRQLLDRLQIALANPAVDGILASPDIMDDLLLLGALEGKLVFGSMNRGGLAGLVNEFDDRFTGHTAEALQAFGADGGKMLTRICLGDPDTVATLEATAKAIDSLAERKLIAMVEPFLSVRENGRVRNDLSTNAVIKSIGIAEGLGSTSAYTWMKLPVVAEMERVMAATTMPTVLLGGDPTGTQDEVFATWGAALSLPGVQGLTVGRTLLYPKDGDVAGAVATAASLLHHTTEIPE; from the coding sequence GTGACCCTCACGCCCCTTGCCTCCAACAGCGCGGTGGACGATGATCCCCGCCGATATGAGCACCTGAGCACCATCCGGCTCGAAGACCCCGAAGCGGTGGCCCGCGCAGCAAAGGCCCGCAGGCGCCATCCGGGCCTGAAGGCCGGCCGGCAGAACTTCATCGTCGCCGCCGACCACCCGGCCCGGGGCGCCCTCGCGGTCGGTGCGGATCCCGTGGCGATGGCAGACCGGCGGCAATTGCTGGACCGCCTGCAGATCGCCCTGGCCAACCCGGCCGTGGACGGCATCCTGGCCTCGCCGGACATCATGGATGACCTGCTCCTGCTGGGCGCCCTGGAGGGCAAGCTGGTGTTCGGTTCGATGAACCGCGGCGGCCTGGCCGGCCTGGTCAACGAATTCGATGATCGGTTCACCGGCCACACCGCCGAGGCACTTCAGGCCTTCGGCGCTGATGGCGGGAAGATGCTGACCCGCATTTGCCTGGGCGACCCGGATACTGTGGCCACCCTGGAAGCGACGGCGAAGGCCATTGATTCGCTGGCCGAACGCAAGCTGATCGCCATGGTGGAGCCGTTCCTGTCCGTCCGCGAAAACGGCCGGGTCCGCAATGACCTGTCCACCAACGCGGTGATCAAGTCCATCGGCATCGCCGAGGGCCTGGGCTCCACCAGCGCCTACACCTGGATGAAGCTCCCGGTGGTGGCGGAGATGGAACGCGTGATGGCTGCGACCACCATGCCCACCGTCCTGCTCGGGGGCGATCCCACGGGGACCCAGGATGAGGTGTTCGCCACCTGGGGCGCCGCACTGTCCCTGCCGGGCGTGCAGGGTCTGACCGTGGGCCGCACCCTGCTCTACCCGAAGGACGGGGACGTCGCCGGCGCCGTCGCCACCGCAGCCTCGCTCCTGCACCACACCACAGAAATTCCGGAGTAA
- the sucC gene encoding ADP-forming succinate--CoA ligase subunit beta translates to MDLFEYQARDMFEAHGVPVLAGIVAYTPEEAKAAAEKIGGVTVVKAQVKVGGRGKAGGVKVAKSADEALEHSTNILGMDIKGHTVNKVMIAQGADIAEEYYFSVLLDRANRNYLAMCSVEGGMEIEQLAVERPEALAKIAIDPAVGIDQAKADEIVAAAGFAEELRGKVADVILKLWDVFKKEDATLVEVNPLVKTGAGDIVALDGKVSLDENAEFRHAKHAQLEDKDAADPLEAKAKAQDLNYVKLDGEVGIIGNGAGLVMSTLDVVAYAGENHGNVKPANFLDIGGGASAEVMAAGLDVILGDEQVKSVFVNVFGGITACDAVAKGIVGALAELGHTANKPLVVRLDGNNVEEGRRILNEANHPLVTLAATMDEGADKAAELANAAK, encoded by the coding sequence GTGGACCTGTTTGAATACCAGGCGCGCGATATGTTCGAGGCGCACGGTGTACCCGTGCTGGCCGGCATCGTGGCGTACACCCCTGAAGAAGCAAAAGCAGCTGCCGAAAAGATTGGCGGCGTAACCGTCGTCAAGGCACAGGTCAAGGTTGGCGGCCGCGGCAAGGCCGGCGGCGTCAAGGTTGCAAAGTCCGCAGACGAGGCTCTTGAGCACTCCACCAACATCCTGGGCATGGACATCAAGGGCCACACCGTCAACAAGGTGATGATCGCCCAGGGTGCGGACATCGCCGAGGAATACTACTTCTCCGTCCTGCTGGACCGGGCCAACCGCAACTACCTGGCCATGTGCTCGGTTGAAGGCGGCATGGAAATCGAACAGCTCGCCGTCGAACGTCCCGAGGCCCTGGCGAAGATCGCCATCGACCCCGCCGTCGGCATCGACCAGGCCAAGGCTGACGAAATCGTCGCAGCCGCAGGCTTCGCTGAGGAACTGCGCGGCAAGGTCGCCGATGTCATCCTCAAGCTCTGGGACGTCTTCAAGAAGGAAGACGCCACACTGGTGGAGGTCAACCCGCTGGTCAAGACCGGCGCCGGTGACATCGTGGCCCTTGACGGCAAGGTCTCCCTGGACGAGAACGCCGAATTCCGCCACGCCAAGCACGCGCAGCTGGAGGACAAGGACGCCGCTGATCCCCTCGAGGCCAAGGCAAAGGCGCAGGACCTCAACTACGTCAAGCTCGACGGCGAAGTGGGCATCATCGGCAACGGTGCAGGCCTGGTCATGTCCACCCTGGACGTCGTTGCCTACGCCGGTGAAAACCACGGCAACGTCAAGCCCGCCAACTTCCTGGACATCGGCGGCGGCGCCTCGGCCGAGGTCATGGCCGCAGGCCTGGACGTCATTCTGGGCGACGAGCAGGTCAAGTCCGTGTTCGTCAACGTCTTCGGCGGCATCACCGCCTGCGACGCCGTCGCCAAGGGCATCGTGGGTGCGCTGGCCGAACTGGGCCACACCGCCAACAAGCCGCTGGTAGTCCGCCTCGACGGCAACAACGTCGAGGAAGGCCGCCGCATCCTCAACGAGGCCAACCACCCGCTGGTTACCCTGGCCGCCACCATGGACGAGGGCGCCGACAAGGCCGCCGAGCTCGCCAACGCAGCTAAGTAA
- the pcrA gene encoding DNA helicase PcrA has protein sequence MLFDPYSDGPFKAAPATATHTRTRSDGVATAAGPGGSASGGHAAGGHEGHHQSGQHHGRRLDPAKLTEGLNPQQEEAVKHAGSALLIVAGAGSGKTRVLSNRIAYLIATGRAHHGEILAITFTNKAAAEMRERIEALVGGRAKIMWISTFHSSCVRILRQEAANVGLKSNFSIYDAADSLRLVTQVSKALDLDPKKFAPKAIQHKISALKNELIDADSYASDANYNDPFEQAVAEVYKGYTQRLRQANAMDFDDLIAETVYMFRAFPALAESYRRRFRHVLVDEYQDTNHAQYALVREIVGEGPGASELTVVGDSDQSIYAFRGADIRNIVEFEKDYPEARTIKLEQNYRSTQNILSAANSVISRNPNRPEKRLWTAEGEGHKIIGYVGENEHDEAQFIAKEIDRLQDEDNLRPGDVAIFYRTNAQSRSIEDVLVRVGLPYKVVGGTRFYERKEIKDALAYLRVLVNPDDDVNLRRVLNEPKRGIGDRAEGAVAALASRERISFMAAARRAEQAPAMATRSVNAVLGFVKLLDDLAEVAAGSGAAAALEAVLEQTGYLAGLRSSTDPQDESRVENLAELVAVVREYEQENPEGSLGAFLEQVSLVADADQIPDAPGADIDAAVAEAKRLGVVTLMTLHTAKGLEFPVVFLTGMEHGLFPHQRSATDPKELAEERRLAYVGLTRARKRLYVTRSEVRNMWGQSQYNPASQFLEEIPAELLEWKREGTSRQAAWGGGSISSGRYSGSFWGAGTSRGAAADPSAGFNADVPAAIARNRVQPQKEIIAVNVGDKVNHTSFGNGTVLALEGAGDKTVAKVKFDVGEKRLLLRYAPLTKVEVQ, from the coding sequence ATGTTGTTTGACCCGTACTCTGACGGACCTTTCAAGGCCGCCCCCGCAACCGCCACCCATACAAGGACCCGTTCCGACGGCGTGGCTACCGCGGCCGGGCCGGGAGGTTCGGCGTCCGGCGGCCATGCCGCTGGCGGGCACGAAGGGCACCACCAGTCCGGGCAGCACCACGGCAGGCGCCTGGACCCCGCAAAGCTGACGGAGGGCCTGAACCCCCAGCAGGAGGAAGCGGTCAAGCACGCCGGATCGGCACTGCTGATCGTGGCCGGTGCGGGCTCGGGCAAGACCCGTGTACTCAGTAACCGGATCGCGTACCTCATCGCCACCGGGCGTGCCCACCACGGCGAAATCCTGGCGATCACCTTCACCAACAAGGCCGCCGCGGAAATGCGGGAACGCATCGAAGCGCTGGTGGGCGGCCGCGCCAAAATCATGTGGATCTCCACGTTCCACTCCTCCTGCGTCCGCATCCTCCGCCAGGAGGCCGCCAACGTGGGCCTGAAATCCAACTTCTCCATCTACGACGCCGCGGACTCGCTGCGCCTGGTCACCCAGGTGTCCAAGGCCCTGGACCTGGACCCCAAGAAGTTTGCGCCCAAGGCCATCCAGCACAAGATCTCCGCGCTGAAGAACGAGCTCATCGACGCCGATTCCTACGCCTCGGACGCCAACTACAACGACCCCTTCGAGCAAGCCGTCGCCGAGGTCTACAAGGGGTACACCCAGCGGCTGCGCCAGGCCAACGCCATGGATTTTGACGACCTCATCGCCGAGACCGTGTACATGTTCCGGGCCTTCCCGGCGCTCGCAGAGTCCTACCGGCGGCGGTTCCGCCACGTCCTGGTGGACGAATACCAGGACACCAACCACGCCCAGTACGCACTGGTCCGCGAAATCGTGGGGGAAGGCCCCGGCGCCTCGGAACTGACGGTAGTTGGCGACTCGGACCAGTCCATCTACGCCTTCCGCGGGGCAGACATCCGCAACATCGTGGAGTTCGAAAAGGACTACCCCGAGGCCCGCACCATCAAACTGGAGCAGAACTACCGCTCCACGCAAAACATCCTCAGCGCCGCCAACTCGGTGATCTCCCGCAACCCCAACCGCCCCGAAAAGCGGCTGTGGACGGCCGAGGGCGAAGGCCACAAGATCATCGGCTACGTGGGCGAGAACGAACACGACGAAGCCCAGTTCATCGCCAAGGAAATCGACCGGCTCCAGGACGAGGACAACCTCCGCCCCGGGGACGTTGCCATTTTCTACCGCACCAACGCCCAATCCCGCTCCATTGAGGATGTGCTGGTGCGCGTCGGGTTGCCGTACAAGGTAGTGGGCGGCACCCGCTTCTACGAGCGCAAGGAGATCAAGGACGCCCTCGCATACCTGCGCGTGCTGGTCAACCCGGACGACGACGTCAACCTCCGGCGGGTGCTCAACGAACCAAAGCGCGGCATTGGGGACCGCGCGGAAGGGGCAGTCGCGGCGCTCGCCAGCCGTGAGCGGATTTCCTTCATGGCCGCTGCCCGCCGCGCCGAGCAGGCTCCGGCCATGGCCACCCGCTCCGTCAACGCCGTCCTGGGCTTTGTGAAGCTCCTGGACGACCTCGCCGAGGTAGCGGCCGGTTCCGGCGCTGCCGCGGCCCTCGAAGCAGTCCTGGAACAGACCGGCTACCTCGCCGGCCTGCGTTCCAGTACCGACCCCCAGGACGAGTCCAGGGTGGAGAACCTCGCTGAACTCGTGGCCGTGGTCCGCGAGTACGAGCAGGAGAACCCCGAAGGATCGTTGGGAGCCTTCCTGGAACAGGTGTCGCTGGTGGCGGATGCCGACCAGATTCCCGATGCCCCCGGCGCCGACATTGACGCCGCGGTCGCGGAAGCCAAGCGGCTGGGCGTGGTGACCCTCATGACCCTGCATACCGCCAAGGGCCTTGAATTCCCCGTGGTGTTCCTGACCGGCATGGAACACGGCCTGTTCCCGCACCAGCGGTCCGCCACGGATCCGAAGGAACTGGCCGAAGAACGCCGGCTGGCCTATGTGGGCCTGACCCGTGCCCGTAAACGCCTCTACGTCACGCGCTCGGAAGTCCGCAACATGTGGGGCCAGAGCCAGTACAACCCGGCCAGCCAGTTCCTCGAGGAAATCCCTGCGGAACTGCTGGAGTGGAAGCGCGAGGGAACCAGCCGGCAGGCTGCCTGGGGCGGGGGATCGATCAGTTCCGGCCGCTACAGCGGCTCCTTCTGGGGTGCGGGGACCTCCCGCGGCGCCGCCGCCGATCCTTCGGCGGGATTCAACGCCGACGTTCCGGCGGCCATCGCGCGGAACAGGGTCCAGCCGCAGAAGGAAATTATCGCCGTCAACGTGGGAGACAAGGTCAACCACACCAGCTTCGGCAATGGGACCGTCCTGGCGCTCGAGGGTGCCGGAGACAAGACCGTGGCGAAGGTGAAGTTCGACGTCGGCGAGAAGCGCCTGCTGCTGCGTTACGCTCCGCTGACCAAGGTGGAGGTCCAGTAG